One Oncorhynchus keta strain PuntledgeMale-10-30-2019 chromosome 34, Oket_V2, whole genome shotgun sequence genomic window, TACCCGACACTGCCAAACCTGAACCCACCACTGAGCCCAAAGCCCCGCCCCCTGCCCCACCAAGTCCAGCCATGCCAATCACTAAGGTCCAGCCTTTCATGAATGGTAAGAGACTGGGACTCCTTTACCTGTACATTTGCTGACGGTCTCTCAAAGAGAGGAGTGTGAGATGTAATAGGTAAGAGTTCACCATTGTGGATTATAGGATTCTATGCCGACATTTGAATGAACATGGGAAAAGTGTTCCAAAATGGTTATTTACGGAGGGTGTTCAACCAAGAACCGTTTTGATCAGAAGAACCCATTTTGGAAGACAAGGGTTCTTGTAAGGCACAGGGGTCTATCTAGAACCTTTAACATCATAAGAAACGTTTTTGGAAGAAAGGGTTCTTTGATGATTCTTTGGAAAGCAAAGAAGGATTATTTGAAAAGCaagaagggttctacatagaaccataTATAACATTTCCCGTTATGGTCAATTGCAGGGAGATTTTCATAATTGTTTGTTTTACTGTAATatttgtgtttttgcatgtacattgattggttgATACATTTTATGCTATACGAAGACAATTAATATACtgttttctaaactaatccaatctgtcaGTCTTTGGATTTATTGCACCTGTTACTGAgttggttgttccagtttagatgtttGAGTTGGTCTCAGTATTCAATCTTCGGTacactggcagtcattctgaatgcaggttgcgggTGACTAACATTTCCACTTGTTGGATATcctaactctggctggattccaattacacatcactttgcaagccagcataatgtgacttgcaggcctgatttGGCCTGTAAACCAGGATATTCCTAACACCACTGTGTTAGGGTATAACTTGGCCCTCAAAGAAAGGCCTTATGATATATGCAATGTATTGTCttaaataattacattttaaagGCTAATAAGTGTGGTAGAACTGTTTATAGAGGGTTCTAGGAAGAACCTTCCAGAGATAAAATGGTTATTGGTAGAACCCTTCATAGAGGTTTAAATGCAGAACCCTACATAGAGGGATCTAGGtagaactatatacaggggttctttgaagaaccctaCATAGAGGGTTCTAAGACAGAACCCTCTGCAAAGGGTTCTACCCAGCACCAAAAAGAGTTCCCCTATGGGGACAAACCGAAGAACCCTGTATGGTTATACTAAACACGTTTTTCTCTAAGAGTGTAGTGGTTGGCCCTGGAAGGCTCTTTAAATTCTAAATTCCTTTGTCATGATCCCTCAGAGGAGAAGACATGGTGTGGCCGGTTGGTGGCTCGCAGGATGGAGCTGCTGATCGGAGCATCGGTCCTCATGGTGGTTATTCTCACGTTGGGCATTGGGCTGGGAGGTGAGCACTAACGAACATAGTCCATTTGTAATTAATTAATTGTACCACTTTCCTCAGCTCTTTAAATAATTAATGTACCCTATCCAGTTATACAATTTGGGTCCCATCCTGCTTTAAAGTCAGTCATTGCCTGGAACCCCGGTTGCACAATAAAGACAGAAACAAAGTGTTGTTGCCTGGTGTCAGTTTACAACCAACAGCATGTTAAGGGGAGTTTCATGTCTCCACAGTGGGTCTTAGCTGTGTGGGTAAGTTCCGCTGTGGTACGTCTTCCCGCTGCATCAGTGGCTCAGCCCAGTGTGACGGGGTGATGGACTGTGAGAATGGGGAGGACGAGCTTAGCTGTGGTGAGCAGAGCTAATGTTTTATCTCAACATATACAAGGACAAGCACACATTAGACTATTGAGACGCAGCTGGTCAAGGGACTCATTCAGTAGAAGCCTTTattcctcactctctctacctatgtctctgcttctgtctccTTCTCGGCCTGACTGTTTGTACAGTGCGTTTGAGTGGAAAGAGTTCAGTGCTCCAGGTGCTGAGTGGAGGTGTGTGGAGGACTGTCTGCTCTGAAGACTGGAACCCTGCTCTGGGCCTTTCTGCCTGCAAGCAGCTGGGCTACTCCAGGTACGACTAGGGTATTTAACATGATATGCGTTACTGGCTTTCTTGAACCCTCTTTTTCATTGCCCTTGCGTGTTCCAGGATAAAGCTACGCCTTGTGATAATAGATGCATTTTCAGAGGGTGTTTCTGATTGATTGCCAATAACTTATTCTATTCACCCCTCAGGTATGTGGAGTCccgctccctccccctctctgctatAGAGCAGGACTTCCAGCAAAACCTGGTGTCAATCAACCTGAGCCAGTCGGGCCAACAGGCCATCAAGATTCACAACGCCACCAGCCTCAGGTAGCCCACTGTCACCACACCAGAACAAGAGAGTTGATAGGGACTGCTGCTGAATTATTTTTCAATCAATATTCTGACCATCtctgtcttctgctctctcttcgtctTGCTCACCATTTACTCTCTTTCTCCAGTAAGACTCAATGCAGCTCAGGGACGGTGACCACAATCAAATGCCTGGGTGAGTGGATATTTAAGGAAGTGGGAAACTATACACAAAGGTAATACTAGTATTGTAAGCGCATATTGTACATGTGTCTGCAGAGTGCGGCTCCAGACCCCAGTTCAGCAGTCGTATTGTTGGGGGTAATGTATCAGCACTGGGCCAGTTCCCCTGGCAGGTGAGCCTACACTTCCAGAGTGAACACTTGTGTGGAGGCTCTGTCGTAGCAGACAGCTGGATACTGACAGCTGCACACTGCGTGTATGGGTGAGTCGAAAgtgaataaacacacacacacacagaatcatatgcaacacacacacacacacacacacacacacacacacacacacacacacacacacacacacacacacacacacacacacacacacacacacacacacacacacacacacacacacacacacacacacacacacacacacacacacacacacacacacacacacacacacacacaatccaacaCATCTCATACTGTTCCTCCTTTCTCAGGTTTGCGTTCCCCTCACTGTGGGCAGTGCATGTAGGGTTGACAGAGCAGCCGGTGAATGGGGCTCAGGCTCTGGCAGTACAGAAGATTATTTACCATGGCCGCTACCGGCCCAAAGCTCTAGACTATGACATCGCTCTGATGAAGCTGGCTGAGCCACTCACCTTTAACGGTAGGTAGGGACACCTCTGTCTtttaacatactgtacatctctGATCTCCCTCCGTTTGTCTTtatgaatggagggagggatggaggcaggtgCGAGGCTCATAGTATATCCTATGCTTTGTTTCTATAACTATTTTTTTATCCACCTTAATcatctccctccattcctcattTTTTCACACTGTCCACTCTTTCTTTTCACCCCGATACACCCCTTCTTCTCTCTGGTcacctggctgtctctctctcaggtttccTGGGCTCTGACAGCGAAATGTCATTATGTGTATGGTCTGTCTACTACTCTTGTTTTCCTGCAGTCCTGTATCTCTACTCTAGCTCACTTTTAATTATTGAATGCGTTGTTTTCTCGCCATTTGTTAGTTGCTCCAGGAATAAGAATCAGGTCAATTGTAGATTGTCTCAGTGAACTCTTACTTTATCACTATTTCTAACCCAGGTGTTTCTGGGAAGTGTAGTTTGTTTCTGTGACCTGTCCTCCTTTCCTGCTTCAGGTCTAGTGGAGCCCATCTGCCTACCTAACTTTGGGGAGGACTTTGAGGATGGGACCATGTGTTGGATCTCAGGCTGGGGGGCCACTTCAGATGGGGGTGAGTCTAGGGTGTTAAGCATCTCACATGCTGTTTCTCTATTCACACTAGTAGTCAGTCTAGGAGTCATATAGTTTTAAAATGTTCTTCTTTGTAAATGCATACTTTGTCTGAGTGTAGTCTGCTCTTTGCCAGGTGATGCTAGTGATTCGTTGCTCTCTGCCCGGGTCCCACTCATCTCCTCTAAGGCGTGCAGCACGCCAGGCGTCTACCAGGGCTACATCTCCCCCGGGATGATCTGTGCAGGATACCTGGAGGGAGGAACAGACTCCTGCCAGGTACTGTAAGCTGATGGTGGTGAGCCTTAGTATAGAGTGAGACCTTTTGTGATTGTGTAAGTCTACATATACGTTAAATATACATGTGCTGATATGTTTTCACTGCTGTTAAAATATTAACTGTGTCTAGGGCCTTTCTGTGTGAGCCTGGGGTTTTACTGTTGTGTTTGTGGCCCCCAGGGAGACAGCGGGGGACCTCTGGCATGTGAGGACTCAGTGTGGAAATTGGTGGGGGCCACTAGCTGGGGCCAGGGCTGTGCTGATAGGAACAAGCCTGGGGTCTACACCCGCGTCACCCAGTCCCTGAAGTGGATCCACCAACAGATGGAGGTTAGGAAGGGGAGCAGGGGTTGGGGATTGGGGCTGGCAGTGATTGATGAGCAAGTATTTTAGGGTTTATGAGAAGGGCCAAGAGTTTGGTTCTGACCAATAAAACTTCTTATCATGGGGTGACATTTAACATGGGAGTtagtggagagagagtcagagagttagaatgaatgaatgaatgaatgaatgaatgaatgaatgaatgaggaCGTAATTCCTCAGTGTGTGTCCAACAAAGCAGAGATGATTACAACCGCAGTGAAGCAGAGAGACTTGGACACATGGTGACGGAGAGAAAGGGTACGATGCTTGAGCCTCCCCTTCTGTCCCTCGTGTCTCTTTTCTTATTCTGTTTCACAAGCCCAGCTGTTCTCCTGTCCATCGATTCACAGAACTAAGACCGACAGCAGTACTGTGCCTCCCCTTCCCCCAAATCCAGCAGCTggctgtacagtagagtacagggttGCGTTCAGATAGGAAATatgacatgcctctctgacacagagagggagaaatcaTTTCAGCTCTATTCATCACAGTTGTGTCTGCAACATTCAGTGTGTTCACTCTTGTGAACGTTACCCTGTGCTTTACGCTATGCTTCCTCACTGACACCTAGTGGAGATGAAGTATAACTCAAACCCGTGTCAATGTTTCTCTTctcgtgtgtctgtgtttctacaTCTCTAGAAAGAAGAGGAGCTGAACCCCTCGGAAGTTAGTACGGACAACTGAATTAGTGGCAGTCTTTTTATACATGCTACTTCTATCAAAAGTTTATCATATTGTACATTGCCTGGGACTTAAGAGTACTGCCAACGAACCAAATGCTGAATGTGTAGCACAGGCCAGGGTTGGATGGCCTAACAGTGACAGCAGCCCTCACAGGACAGGCAAAGGCAAACCACCCACCAGAACAAGACACATTAACCTTATAGACATGTTGGATGCTCAGAAAAGGCTAGAAAAGCACCTGGATCAGAGTACGGTAGAGTATAGTACACTAAACCTTTGTCAGTTTGTATCCTACATGGCTACAACCAAGCACAATGAAGGCAGTGGCACATTCAACAGTAGAGGTAAGGCATTGTTTATTCCAAAATAACAAGCTCTAAGGCAAACAGAGAAAAGTGAACAACAGTAGATAACAAGCGACAGCGATGGTAGAGATGTGAGAGACAGAGCGTGCAGCTGAGACCCACCTGAACCCGAGCCAGAAACACTCAGTGGGGATCTAAGTGCATCTCAGGTTGTCTGAATGACATCACAAGATAAGAGGGAAAATTTGATGAAAACTATACAGTACGTTGGGGCAGCTTTTCCCAACAACAAAGGCCCTGACTTGGGCAATGATATTAGAATAGAAGATGGAGAGTTCAGAAAACATTCTTAAAACTGTCCCTAGATCAGCCAGAGTACAAGTCCTCCAGTTCTCCAGTCCTTCTCAAACAGAGGACCAACATGCTGCCTGTGAGGTCTGAGGATCCCAACTGCTCTCTCCACTTTTAATACAATTCAATGTATGTGTACATAAATAAAGATTAACGTGTGCAAAATATAGTTTTTAGACTGTGATCTACTTTGTACTGTATCTATGTATTGTTGATCTGACTGCCTAAGTACTATTTCAGTTCCTCGTGATTGTGTTATAATAAACATTGTACACTTGAAAGAGTGATGTCTGTGCTATTATTATAAAGGATTTACAAAGTGTGACATACTGTGTACACTGTGGCAAAACTGGACATGTTTGTATAGAATCAGGGTACTGCAATCAATTAGCTGTGCAAGACCAAGTATATCTCAGTATATTTGAATTTAAACCCGAACTGTGATTGATAATGTAACATATTACTATGTCGTAGCTACTGTAAGTCAGTGACCTGCTGTTTAGCGTCCTTTGACTAATTTAACTATGGGTTAGTTAGGCTTTCTGTGATTCTTGGCtatagttaaagggatagttaaACCAAATTACAAAATGAGGTATTGATTTCCTGatcctgtaagcagtctatggacagaAATCTATGTAAGCAGTCTGTAAGCAGTCTAGGTGTGACAGCAATTCATGTAAGCAGTCTGTAAGCAGTCTAAGTGTGACATCAATCCATGTAAGCAGTCTGTAAGCAGTCTAGGtgtgacagcaatccatgctttggtgtTGTTTACCTGGCCAGCATTACAAATGCTAACATtgtagcatttgtggcacaaatcaaATGCAAATCAGTGGTACCTATAGCATTTTCGCGCCtcatgtccaaatcatcctaaaagtatataaaaatgtattgtgtaactcaATGTTACTTATAGATGATTTTTACATGAAGTGCATCATTGctgatatactgtaggtaacattgacttgcattggatttgtgccacaaatgctaaaagtTTGCATTTGAAACAGTGGCCAGATTAACAAAACCAAAGAATGGATTACtctcataccttgtccatagttTTTAAAGCGTAAGGAAACCCATAAGTTATTTTGTAGTTtcaaagtaaaataaataaatatttttagtatCTTTTGTTAAAACCAATTGACATATCAATTTGTTTCTTATTTGTCGTCTTCAATATTTAGAAAACTTAAATGGACCATGGAAAACAGGGCCACTAACTTTAATAACAAACCTTTTATACATAAATATTTCATACAAAACAAGAGAACATAAAACAAACAACACATACTTCTCATGTTTGTATGTAAAAATCTagtttcttatttttttctcatGGGGCCATATGGCCATGTGTAAGCCTTGGAGTCAGTCATAATCAGAGTgggcacattgtgtgtgtgtgtgtgtgtgtgtgtgtgtgtgtgtgtgtgtgtgtgtgtgtgtgtgtgtgtgtgtgtgtgtgtgtgtgtgtgtgtgtgtgtgtgtgtgtgtgtgtgtgtgtgtgtgtgtgtgtgtgtgtgtgtgtgtgtgtgtgtgtgtgtgtgtgtgcatgcatgcgtgttagtgtgtgtgcgtgcgtgtgtgtgtgtccacaagaTGCAATTGAGTTAGTCATCATGCCAAGTTGTTGATTGGCTTAAGCTTGAAATAAGTCCTATTAGCTACACGTAGAGTGAGATAATTATCCTGTTTACCAGCAGCATCCTCCTCGCCAGCAAGTTGATCCATCTGACCTAACACATAGATCAAATGTGTCTGTAGACTAGACTATTACCTAACAACAATTATTATAGTTACTGAC contains:
- the LOC118366488 gene encoding transmembrane protease serine 3-like, yielding MVVILTLGIGLGVGLSCVGKFRCGTSSRCISGSAQCDGVMDCENGEDELSCVRLSGKSSVLQVLSGGVWRTVCSEDWNPALGLSACKQLGYSRYVESRSLPLSAIEQDFQQNLVSINLSQSGQQAIKIHNATSLSKTQCSSGTVTTIKCLECGSRPQFSSRIVGGNVSALGQFPWQVSLHFQSEHLCGGSVVADSWILTAAHCVYGFAFPSLWAVHVGLTEQPVNGAQALAVQKIIYHGRYRPKALDYDIALMKLAEPLTFNGLVEPICLPNFGEDFEDGTMCWISGWGATSDGGDASDSLLSARVPLISSKACSTPGVYQGYISPGMICAGYLEGGTDSCQGDSGGPLACEDSVWKLVGATSWGQGCADRNKPGVYTRVTQSLKWIHQQMEKEEELNPSEVSTDN